The genomic stretch GTCCCCCCTTTTGACGCGTTCTCCTCGAGCAACCGTTCGACGTCCGCACGTCTCCTCACGCCGAGCGTTTCGATTTTCACACCCTCGCCCTGTCACGGACCGAAGGAGTGTTTTGTCTCGAGTCCCTCCTCGTACGTAATGAGCCATCAGAATTTCGAGGGTCTCGACGTCGAGTCCATCCGCGATGCGTTCCCCATTCTCGAGCGGGAATTCGACGGCCAGCAGGTCGTCTACCTCGACAACGCGGCGACGACACAGACGCCGGATCCGGTCGTCGACGCGATGAGCGAGTACTACCGCCGGCACAACGCGAACGTCCACCGCGGTATCCACCACCTGAGCCAGGAAGCCTCCGAACGCTACGAATCAGCCCACGACCGCGTTGCCGACTTTATCGACGCCGACGGCCGCGAGGAAATCATTTTCACGAAGAACACGACCGAAGGCGAGAACCTCATCGCTTACGCCTGGGGACTGAACGAACTCGAGGCCGGCGACCGCGTGGTCCTCACGGAGATGGAACACCACGCGTCGCTCGTCACCTGGCAACAGATCGCCAAACAGACCGGTGCCGAGGTCGAGTACATTCGCGTCGACGACACCGGGCGACTCGATATGGATCACGCCCGCGAACTGATCGACGACGACGCGGCCATCGTCTCCGCGGTCCACGTCTCGAACACGCTCGGCACCGTCAACCCCGTCTCCGAACTCACCGACCTCGCCCACGAACACGACGCTCTCTCCTTTATCGACGGCGCACAGGCCGTCCCCAACCGACCCGTCGACGTGAGCGAGATCGACGCCGACTTCTACGCCTTCTCGGGGCACAAGATGGCCGGCCCAACTGGCATCGGCGTCCTCTACGGTAAACAGGAACTGCTCGAGGAAATGGAGCCCTACCTCTACGGCGGCGGCATGATCCGCAAGGTCACGTTCGAGGACTCGACGTGGGGCGACCTCCCATGGAAGTTCGAACCCGGGACGCCGCCAATCGCCGAAGCCGTTGGACTCGAGGCCGCGATCGACTGGCTCGAGGAAATCGGCATGGATCGCATTCAGGCCCACGAGGAGGAACTCGCTGCCTACGCCTACGACCGACTCGAGGCCGAAGGCGACGTCGAGATCTACGGCCCCGAAGGCGGCCCCGACCGCGGCGGTCTGGTGAGCTTCAACCTCGAGGGCGTCCACGCTCACGACCTCACCTCGATCATGAACGACCACACGGTCGCCGTCCGCGCCGGCGATCACTGTACGCAGCCACTCCACGACAAACTGGGCGTTCCGGCGTCGACTCGAGCGTCGTTCTACGTGTATAATACGCGCGAAGAAATCGACGAGTTGGTCGCGGCGTTGGACGATGCGCGGCAGTTGTTCGCCTGAGCCTGAGTTGCTTTCTACGGCTTGAATGGCCTTCTGTGGCCTCGAGTGCGGCCCCGTTAAGTACAGATTGTTCTACTCGAGAAAGAGAGAGCGACGTCGCACCATGGTGTGTCTGTGCGACGTCGACGGCCGAGAACCCACTCGATTACTCGAGCGGGATCACTCGAGGTACTGTTGTTCCCACGATCGTCGGTCTTTGATCTGATCGAGGCCTT from Natronorubrum sediminis encodes the following:
- a CDS encoding aminotransferase class V-fold PLP-dependent enzyme, translated to MSHQNFEGLDVESIRDAFPILEREFDGQQVVYLDNAATTQTPDPVVDAMSEYYRRHNANVHRGIHHLSQEASERYESAHDRVADFIDADGREEIIFTKNTTEGENLIAYAWGLNELEAGDRVVLTEMEHHASLVTWQQIAKQTGAEVEYIRVDDTGRLDMDHARELIDDDAAIVSAVHVSNTLGTVNPVSELTDLAHEHDALSFIDGAQAVPNRPVDVSEIDADFYAFSGHKMAGPTGIGVLYGKQELLEEMEPYLYGGGMIRKVTFEDSTWGDLPWKFEPGTPPIAEAVGLEAAIDWLEEIGMDRIQAHEEELAAYAYDRLEAEGDVEIYGPEGGPDRGGLVSFNLEGVHAHDLTSIMNDHTVAVRAGDHCTQPLHDKLGVPASTRASFYVYNTREEIDELVAALDDARQLFA